In Gemmata obscuriglobus, a single genomic region encodes these proteins:
- the dprA gene encoding DNA-processing protein DprA, giving the protein MSDVNDHLALALVPGLGPKLTAALLERFGTAAAALRATAADLVQIPHIGEKLATALAAALRAVNIDSELALLERHGVRPVALGSSEYPAPLAAVPAPPPLLYVRGAWVAADVNAIGIVGARSCTAYGKRLAEQISRDLVRAGFTVVSGLARGIDGAAHRAALAAGGRTIAVLAGGLSSIYPPEHADLAAEVAGNGCLVTETPMAVAPQPGMFPARNRIISGLSRGIVVIEANAKSGALITATHAAEQGRETFAVPGNVDSAASAGCLELLRKGARLVRGADDIIEDLKGIATADYPAGSMDRGLAPAGTQYKGAQGHPSQEDAVTGRAVREDVPRPPAPILDVTQQRVFDALADKRHADELARELGVAVGELSRILMQLELKKVLRRLPGNFYERR; this is encoded by the coding sequence ATGTCGGACGTGAACGACCACCTTGCGCTGGCGCTCGTGCCGGGACTCGGTCCGAAACTGACAGCCGCACTGCTCGAGCGGTTCGGCACGGCCGCCGCGGCCCTTCGGGCCACCGCCGCGGATCTGGTTCAGATCCCACACATCGGTGAAAAGCTCGCAACGGCCCTCGCTGCGGCCTTGCGTGCGGTCAACATCGATTCGGAACTCGCTCTTTTGGAGCGGCACGGCGTGCGGCCGGTCGCACTCGGCTCGTCCGAGTACCCGGCGCCGCTGGCCGCGGTGCCGGCGCCGCCACCGCTGTTGTACGTCCGGGGGGCGTGGGTTGCCGCGGACGTGAACGCGATCGGCATCGTGGGCGCGCGGTCCTGCACCGCCTACGGAAAAAGACTTGCGGAGCAGATCTCACGGGATCTCGTGCGCGCCGGGTTCACCGTCGTATCGGGCCTGGCACGCGGGATCGACGGGGCGGCCCACCGCGCGGCGCTGGCGGCCGGCGGGCGCACGATCGCGGTTCTCGCCGGCGGCCTCTCCTCCATTTACCCGCCGGAACACGCGGACCTTGCGGCGGAGGTGGCGGGAAACGGGTGCCTGGTGACCGAAACCCCGATGGCCGTGGCGCCGCAGCCCGGGATGTTTCCGGCGCGGAACCGGATCATCAGCGGGTTGAGTCGGGGGATCGTGGTGATCGAGGCGAACGCGAAGAGCGGCGCGCTGATCACGGCGACGCACGCCGCCGAGCAGGGGCGCGAAACGTTCGCCGTGCCCGGGAACGTGGACAGCGCGGCCAGCGCCGGCTGTCTGGAACTCTTGCGCAAGGGCGCCCGGCTCGTGCGCGGCGCCGACGACATCATCGAAGACCTGAAGGGTATCGCGACAGCCGACTACCCTGCTGGTTCGATGGACCGTGGTCTGGCACCCGCAGGAACCCAGTATAAAGGCGCTCAAGGGCACCCGTCGCAGGAGGACGCGGTAACCGGTCGAGCCGTTCGGGAGGACGTTCCCCGTCCGCCGGCACCAATACTGGACGTGACCCAGCAGCGCGTGTTCGACGCCCTCGCGGACAAACGGCACGCGGACGAACTGGCACGCGAACTGGGCGTGGCGGTCGGCGAGTTGTCGCGCATCCTGATGCAACTGGAACTGAAGAAGGTGCTCCGGCGACTGCCCGGCAACTTCTATGAGCGGCGGTGA
- a CDS encoding efflux RND transporter permease subunit, which yields MWIVKLALDRTYTFVVVSLLILVVGIVAIYKMPQDNFPDIDIPVVTVVYLYSGMPADDIEKRILLVTERVLTASVNDIEHMESQAYTGTGVIRIYFRPNAKIEAATAQVTATCQTVLSNMPQGTTPPYIVRYSATSVPVAQIAVSSDTLTEAELYDYAANFIIQRLGTVQGARVPQPYGGKPRQIMVDLDPQQLYARGLSAADVSTAVNAQNLILPAGTAKIGETDFNIKVNSSPELVEAFNQMPVKTVNGTPVYLRDVAQVRDGYAVQTNVVRRDGKRAVLLPIMKGEGASTIEVVSRVRQALPGIQAQLPPELKLEVLFDQSVFVRESVNGVLHEGAVAAGLTALLILVFLGSWRSTLIIIISIPLSVMCSILCLWAFGETLNVMTLGGMALAVGILVDDATVEIENVHRNMAMRKPLRHAILDGAQQIAIPALVSTLAICIVFVPVVFLTGPAAYLFIPLAMAVIFAMLASYFLSRTLVPTLMLFLLGREARQYASGQHDAPSGVFGKLHAKFESTFERVRQAYRGLLDWALHNRGVTVALMLGFAIGSFALVPFIGRDFFPTVDAGQIRLHVRAPAGTRLEETERIFGQIEDVIREQIPDAERDTVIDNMGVSPFYTNTAYINNELVSVYDGEILVSLKHEHRPTADHIRKLRQELPKRFPGCTFDFLPADVTGQVLTFGKPAPVNVQVVGVRREENLAVAKQLREKLSKIPGVVDVRLRQIADAPEIRVDVDRVMASGLNVTQQEAARSLLVSLSSSFQGTPNFWVNPKNGVNYRVAVQTPQTRIDSVDALLSTPVTGEGTEPQLLSNLATVRRAESSGLISHYNVQTVYEVCATVQDRDLGGAAADIKAVVEEARGTLPKGSTLAIRGQIESMDESFAGLGFGLLFAVLLVYLLMVVNFQSWTDPFVILMALPGAAAGILWALFATGTTVSVPALMGGIMTVGVATANSILMVTFANEKRAAGLNGRRAALAAGSTRLRPVLMTAMAMIAGMLPMSLGHGEGGEQNAPLGRAVIGGLTVATAYTLFFVPVMYSLLRPKPAPAEPADAN from the coding sequence ATGTGGATCGTCAAACTCGCCCTCGACCGCACGTACACGTTCGTTGTCGTCTCGCTGCTGATCCTCGTGGTCGGGATCGTCGCGATTTACAAGATGCCGCAGGACAACTTCCCCGACATCGACATCCCCGTTGTAACAGTTGTGTACCTGTACTCGGGCATGCCCGCGGACGACATCGAAAAGCGCATCCTCCTCGTCACCGAGCGGGTGCTGACCGCTTCAGTCAACGACATCGAGCACATGGAGAGTCAGGCTTACACGGGCACGGGGGTGATCCGCATCTACTTCCGCCCGAACGCCAAGATCGAAGCCGCCACCGCCCAGGTGACCGCGACCTGTCAGACGGTGCTGAGCAACATGCCGCAGGGCACCACCCCGCCGTACATCGTCCGGTACAGCGCCACCAGCGTCCCCGTGGCCCAGATCGCGGTCTCCAGTGACACCCTTACGGAAGCGGAGCTGTACGACTACGCGGCCAACTTCATCATTCAGCGGCTCGGCACGGTTCAGGGGGCGCGCGTGCCTCAGCCCTACGGCGGCAAGCCGCGCCAGATCATGGTGGACCTGGACCCGCAGCAGCTCTACGCGCGGGGCCTGTCCGCCGCGGACGTCAGCACGGCGGTCAACGCGCAGAACCTGATCCTCCCCGCCGGCACCGCCAAAATCGGCGAAACCGATTTTAACATCAAGGTGAACAGCAGCCCGGAACTGGTCGAGGCGTTCAACCAGATGCCGGTGAAGACGGTGAACGGCACGCCCGTTTACCTCCGGGACGTGGCCCAGGTGCGGGACGGCTACGCGGTGCAAACCAACGTCGTGCGCCGCGACGGCAAGCGGGCGGTGCTGCTCCCCATTATGAAGGGCGAGGGGGCGTCCACCATCGAAGTCGTGTCCCGCGTGCGGCAGGCGCTGCCGGGCATCCAGGCGCAACTTCCCCCCGAACTGAAACTCGAAGTGCTGTTCGACCAGTCGGTGTTCGTTCGCGAGTCGGTGAACGGGGTGCTGCACGAGGGCGCCGTCGCCGCGGGCCTGACCGCCCTGCTGATCCTCGTGTTCCTCGGCTCGTGGCGCTCGACGCTGATCATCATCATCTCCATCCCCCTGTCGGTGATGTGTTCGATCCTCTGCCTCTGGGCGTTCGGGGAGACGCTCAACGTGATGACCCTGGGCGGGATGGCGCTGGCGGTCGGCATCCTGGTGGACGACGCGACCGTCGAGATCGAGAACGTCCACCGCAACATGGCGATGCGGAAGCCGCTCCGGCACGCGATCCTCGACGGGGCGCAGCAGATCGCGATTCCCGCACTCGTGTCGACGCTCGCGATCTGCATCGTGTTCGTGCCGGTGGTGTTCCTCACCGGCCCGGCGGCGTACCTGTTCATCCCGCTGGCGATGGCGGTGATCTTCGCGATGCTCGCGAGCTACTTCCTGTCGCGCACGCTGGTGCCGACGCTGATGCTGTTCCTTCTGGGGCGCGAGGCCCGACAATACGCCAGCGGACAGCACGACGCCCCGTCGGGCGTGTTCGGCAAGCTGCACGCGAAGTTCGAGAGCACGTTCGAGCGGGTCCGCCAGGCGTACCGCGGGCTGCTCGACTGGGCGCTGCACAACCGCGGCGTCACGGTGGCGCTCATGCTCGGGTTCGCAATCGGGTCGTTCGCGCTGGTCCCGTTCATCGGCCGCGACTTCTTCCCCACGGTCGACGCCGGCCAGATCCGGCTGCACGTCCGGGCGCCCGCGGGCACGCGGCTGGAAGAGACCGAGCGGATCTTCGGGCAGATCGAGGACGTGATCCGCGAGCAGATCCCCGACGCGGAGCGCGACACGGTCATCGACAACATGGGCGTGTCCCCGTTCTACACGAACACCGCGTACATCAACAACGAGCTGGTGAGCGTGTACGACGGCGAAATCCTGGTGTCGCTGAAGCACGAACACCGCCCGACCGCGGACCACATCCGCAAGCTGCGTCAGGAGCTGCCCAAGCGCTTCCCGGGGTGTACGTTCGACTTCCTCCCGGCCGACGTGACCGGCCAGGTGCTCACGTTCGGCAAGCCCGCGCCCGTCAACGTGCAGGTGGTGGGGGTGCGGCGCGAGGAGAACCTCGCGGTCGCGAAGCAGTTGCGCGAGAAGCTGAGCAAGATCCCGGGCGTGGTGGACGTGCGGCTGCGGCAGATCGCCGACGCGCCCGAGATCCGCGTGGACGTGGACCGGGTGATGGCCAGCGGCCTGAACGTGACCCAGCAGGAGGCCGCCCGGTCGCTGCTCGTCTCGCTCAGCTCGTCGTTCCAGGGCACGCCCAACTTCTGGGTGAACCCGAAGAACGGCGTGAACTACCGGGTCGCCGTGCAGACCCCGCAGACCCGCATCGACTCGGTCGACGCGCTGCTCAGCACGCCCGTCACCGGCGAGGGGACCGAGCCGCAACTGCTCTCCAATCTGGCGACGGTGCGGCGCGCGGAGTCGTCCGGCCTTATCAGCCATTACAACGTGCAAACGGTGTACGAGGTGTGCGCGACCGTGCAGGACCGCGACCTGGGCGGCGCCGCGGCCGACATCAAGGCGGTGGTCGAAGAGGCCCGCGGCACCCTGCCGAAGGGCAGCACGCTGGCGATCCGCGGGCAGATCGAGAGCATGGACGAGTCGTTCGCGGGGCTGGGGTTCGGGCTGCTGTTCGCGGTGCTGCTGGTGTACCTGCTGATGGTGGTCAACTTCCAGTCGTGGACCGACCCCTTTGTGATCCTGATGGCGCTGCCGGGCGCCGCGGCGGGCATCCTGTGGGCGCTGTTCGCCACCGGAACAACGGTGAGCGTCCCGGCCCTGATGGGCGGGATCATGACCGTCGGCGTCGCGACCGCCAACAGCATTCTCATGGTGACGTTCGCCAACGAGAAGCGGGCGGCCGGCCTGAACGGCCGCCGCGCCGCGCTGGCGGCGGGCTCGACGCGGCTCCGCCCCGTGCTGATGACCGCGATGGCGATGATCGCCGGGATGCTGCCGATGTCGCTCGGGCACGGCGAGGGCGGCGAGCAGAACGCCCCGCTCGGCCGGGCGGTTATCGGCGGCCTGACCGTGGCCACCGCGTACACCCTGTTCTTCGTGCCGGTCATGTACAGCCTGCTCCGGCCCAAACCGGCACCGGCCGAACCCGCCGACGCGAACTGA
- a CDS encoding DUF58 domain-containing protein, whose translation MSAEKYLRPDVIRQVARLDLRAKFIVQGFLTGLHRSPFHGFSVEFSEHRKYNPGDDLKSLDWGVYAKTGKYFVKKYQAETNMTGYLVMDLSKSMDWNGPAEARRAGVKLDWGALGAADETLTKFDYAVCLAAALGYLMIYQQDPVGLVAFDTKLRTVVPPKSKRTQLGTILSVLANLKATGETNIPESLFQLTSMIKGKSLIMLFSDLLPTTDDWKSEADALVRSLYRLRYAGHEVIVFHVLDVLEAKFPLAGLVDFQDVESDEHQELDAQGIRDDYVTFVEEFRNYVRTECASANIDYLGVDTSVGFDKALIEYLVQRQRRFS comes from the coding sequence ATGAGTGCCGAGAAGTATTTGCGGCCCGATGTGATCCGCCAAGTGGCGCGGCTCGATCTGCGGGCGAAGTTCATCGTTCAGGGGTTTCTGACGGGTCTGCACCGCAGCCCCTTCCACGGCTTCTCCGTGGAGTTTTCGGAACACCGCAAGTACAACCCTGGTGACGACCTCAAATCCCTCGACTGGGGTGTCTACGCCAAGACAGGTAAGTACTTCGTCAAGAAGTACCAAGCCGAGACCAACATGACGGGCTATCTCGTCATGGACCTGTCGAAGTCGATGGACTGGAACGGCCCGGCGGAGGCACGCAGGGCCGGCGTGAAACTCGACTGGGGCGCGTTGGGTGCGGCCGACGAGACGCTGACCAAGTTCGATTACGCCGTGTGTCTCGCTGCCGCGCTCGGATACCTGATGATCTACCAGCAGGACCCGGTCGGGTTGGTGGCGTTCGACACCAAGCTGCGCACCGTCGTGCCGCCGAAATCCAAGCGCACGCAACTCGGGACCATTCTTTCGGTGCTCGCCAACCTCAAAGCCACTGGCGAGACCAACATTCCGGAGAGTCTGTTTCAGCTCACGTCCATGATCAAGGGCAAGAGCCTGATCATGCTCTTCAGTGACCTGTTACCCACTACTGACGATTGGAAGAGCGAGGCGGACGCACTGGTCCGCAGCCTGTACCGGTTACGGTATGCGGGCCACGAGGTGATCGTGTTCCACGTGCTGGATGTGCTGGAGGCGAAGTTCCCGCTCGCGGGGTTGGTCGATTTCCAGGACGTGGAGTCCGACGAGCACCAAGAGCTCGACGCGCAAGGCATCCGCGACGACTATGTCACGTTCGTTGAGGAATTCCGGAACTACGTCCGCACGGAATGCGCCTCGGCGAACATCGACTACCTCGGGGTGGATACGTCCGTGGGGTTTGACAAGGCGCTGATCGAGTACTTGGTTCAGCGGCAGCGACGGTTCAGTTGA
- a CDS encoding ribose-phosphate diphosphokinase: protein MSVFGTVNTKLKIFSGRANRPLAEGIARALAVPLGNLTIGDFPDKETSVRIEEDVRGRDVFIVQPTCTPVNDHLMELLIILDAFKRASPARITTVLPYYGYARQDRKDKGRVPISAKLVANLITKAGADRVLALDLHAAQIQGFFDIPVDHLYAVKEIAKYVRSLNIDQSDLVVLSPDEGSIKKALDFQKNVGGLIAVADKRRSSATEIKHGHLIGAPLEGKSVVLYDDMISTAGTISGAVRVARDHGAKHVFVCATHGVLCGPAIERLRGSAIDQIVITDSVPLPPDKQLPNMKVISVANLIANAIGRIHGNESVSELFRDDLPGRK from the coding sequence ATGTCCGTGTTCGGAACGGTCAACACCAAGCTCAAGATCTTCAGCGGGCGGGCCAACCGTCCGCTGGCCGAGGGTATTGCGAGGGCGCTCGCGGTGCCGCTCGGCAACCTCACCATCGGCGACTTCCCGGACAAGGAGACCAGCGTCCGCATTGAGGAGGACGTGCGCGGCCGGGACGTGTTCATCGTGCAGCCCACCTGCACCCCGGTGAACGACCACCTGATGGAACTGCTCATCATCCTGGACGCGTTCAAGCGGGCCAGCCCCGCGCGGATCACCACCGTCCTCCCGTACTACGGCTACGCCCGCCAGGACCGCAAGGACAAGGGCCGCGTTCCCATCTCCGCGAAGCTCGTCGCCAACCTCATCACCAAGGCCGGCGCCGACCGCGTTCTGGCCCTGGACCTGCACGCCGCACAGATCCAGGGGTTCTTCGACATCCCGGTGGACCACCTGTACGCGGTCAAGGAGATCGCCAAGTACGTCCGCTCGCTCAACATCGACCAGAGCGATCTGGTGGTGCTCAGCCCGGACGAAGGGAGCATTAAAAAGGCGCTCGATTTCCAAAAGAATGTCGGCGGGCTGATCGCGGTGGCCGACAAGCGCCGCAGCAGCGCGACGGAGATCAAACACGGGCACCTGATCGGCGCGCCGCTCGAGGGCAAGTCGGTGGTGCTGTACGACGACATGATCTCGACCGCCGGGACCATCAGCGGGGCCGTGCGGGTGGCGCGTGACCACGGCGCCAAGCACGTGTTCGTGTGTGCCACGCACGGGGTGCTGTGCGGTCCGGCCATCGAGCGGCTGAGGGGGTCGGCGATCGACCAGATCGTCATCACGGACAGTGTTCCACTGCCCCCGGACAAGCAACTTCCAAATATGAAGGTGATTTCGGTCGCGAATCTGATCGCCAACGCGATCGGACGAATTCACGGCAACGAGTCTGTGAGCGAACTGTTCAGGGACGACCTGCCGGGCCGAAAATAG
- a CDS encoding GntR family transcriptional regulator: MSVKKGSVRDHVRRALTERILAGHYQPGERLIELQLAREFGTSQGSVREALRELEASRLVETKAHRGTYVRVVGAPEIREAYFVRGVLEQAAALTAAPALAGRAETLRPGVAAILRAADAKDYADQAAQVYALHRTIVAASGNATLLRLWEALAFETWVRIRLGWGEINRKLAETSYERILAVLDRGDGVTAGTLLREHAAAFSPPPETDTNAELVQPT, translated from the coding sequence ATGTCTGTGAAGAAGGGCAGCGTTCGGGATCACGTCCGACGGGCGCTGACCGAGCGAATTCTGGCGGGGCACTATCAGCCCGGTGAGCGGCTGATCGAGTTGCAGCTCGCGCGCGAGTTCGGAACGAGCCAGGGGTCGGTGCGCGAAGCGCTGCGGGAGTTAGAAGCGTCGCGGCTGGTCGAAACGAAGGCGCATCGCGGCACCTACGTCCGAGTCGTCGGTGCGCCGGAGATCCGCGAGGCCTACTTCGTCCGCGGCGTACTCGAACAGGCTGCCGCCCTGACAGCGGCCCCGGCACTCGCCGGCCGTGCAGAAACGTTGCGCCCCGGTGTCGCAGCAATCCTGCGGGCCGCCGACGCGAAAGATTACGCCGACCAGGCGGCCCAGGTGTACGCATTGCACCGCACGATTGTGGCCGCGTCCGGCAACGCCACCCTGTTGCGGTTGTGGGAGGCGCTCGCGTTTGAAACGTGGGTGCGAATCCGGTTGGGCTGGGGCGAAATTAACCGCAAACTCGCGGAAACATCCTACGAACGCATCCTCGCCGTTCTGGACCGCGGGGACGGCGTTACAGCCGGCACACTGCTGCGAGAGCACGCCGCCGCCTTTTCTCCCCCGCCTGAAACAGACACAAACGCGGAGCTTGTTCAACCAACCTAA
- a CDS encoding DUF4190 domain-containing protein — protein MECGHCLQVFVATTKKPGNSASGGQIRGTTSRSRRSRDDDDDDRPRRRRRDYDDDDDDYRPRRRSQGGNGQAVTALVLGILSLPLCCCPLVGIATSIGAITTGSLGMKKTENKGMAVAGLVLGIIGLILAIIRAAAGVAMQMNPNKFR, from the coding sequence GTGGAGTGCGGCCACTGCCTCCAAGTGTTCGTAGCGACCACCAAGAAGCCCGGGAACTCGGCATCCGGCGGTCAGATTCGGGGTACAACCTCGCGATCACGTCGTTCGCGCGATGATGACGACGATGACCGTCCGCGGCGACGCCGGCGTGACTACGATGATGACGATGATGATTACCGCCCCCGGCGGCGTTCGCAAGGTGGCAACGGGCAGGCTGTAACGGCGCTGGTGCTCGGCATTTTGTCACTCCCACTGTGCTGTTGCCCGTTGGTCGGCATTGCGACCTCGATCGGTGCGATCACAACAGGCTCTTTGGGGATGAAAAAAACCGAGAACAAGGGGATGGCCGTTGCCGGACTGGTACTCGGGATCATTGGCCTGATACTCGCGATCATCAGGGCCGCCGCGGGCGTCGCTATGCAAATGAACCCGAACAAGTTCCGTTAA
- a CDS encoding MJ0042-type zinc finger domain-containing protein, giving the protein MPDIRVTCPTCSTQLEVDAAHEGEEVECGHCLQVFVAATKKDGSSASGRKTRGAAPRSGSARDRADEEDDDRPRRRRRDDDDDDDDDDDYRPRRGDQIPSQPVAGMLLGGGIWALLMSFLAVLSSSFLCCAWPGVWFAVVWGILAIVNASSMFNKRFVDRPKALLIMQIIQIVNFDVVNLALGIVGLASGGGGRGRRDD; this is encoded by the coding sequence ATGCCCGACATTCGCGTCACGTGTCCGACCTGCAGCACCCAGCTCGAGGTCGACGCCGCCCACGAGGGCGAAGAGGTGGAGTGCGGCCACTGCCTCCAAGTGTTCGTAGCGGCAACGAAAAAGGATGGCTCTTCGGCGTCTGGGCGCAAGACCCGGGGGGCGGCCCCTCGCTCCGGTTCCGCGCGCGACCGTGCTGACGAGGAGGACGACGACCGCCCGCGGCGGCGCCGCCGGGATGACGATGACGATGACGATGACGATGACGACTACCGCCCACGACGGGGGGATCAGATCCCGAGCCAGCCGGTCGCCGGAATGTTATTGGGCGGGGGCATCTGGGCCCTTCTCATGAGTTTTTTGGCTGTCCTGTCCAGTTCGTTCCTGTGTTGCGCGTGGCCGGGCGTCTGGTTTGCGGTGGTCTGGGGGATACTGGCCATTGTTAACGCCTCATCTATGTTCAATAAGAGGTTTGTCGATCGGCCGAAGGCACTTTTGATAATGCAGATCATTCAGATTGTAAATTTCGACGTTGTCAATCTGGCGTTGGGGATTGTCGGGCTGGCTTCCGGCGGAGGCGGGCGCGGGCGGCGCGACGACTGA
- a CDS encoding PEP-CTERM sorting domain-containing protein, whose amino-acid sequence MKLRVFLLTVTLALFSGASARADYQYQFVSSTGQTSPTTFNVDLNGTINIQVYLVQTAPPTDPKQDLSQHGLVAGGVRLNYMNNNVQVAGITPNSLTAGQFESASTTIANSKKYARLNVINDVDGGAVMPDSNGRVLLGTFTFTGMSMGQTLVYTSDASSGVDNILANGQFLDSMINYSASQITINVVPEPGTMVLSGLLAVGIAGGAARRLRRPVVAA is encoded by the coding sequence ATGAAGCTCCGCGTGTTCCTGCTGACGGTCACGCTCGCCCTCTTTAGCGGGGCCAGCGCTCGGGCCGACTACCAGTACCAGTTTGTTAGCAGTACCGGTCAGACTTCCCCGACTACCTTCAATGTGGACCTGAATGGTACCATCAACATTCAGGTCTACTTGGTTCAGACCGCCCCTCCTACTGATCCAAAGCAGGATCTTTCCCAGCATGGCTTGGTTGCTGGGGGGGTACGTCTTAACTACATGAACAACAATGTTCAAGTCGCTGGAATTACTCCCAACTCTCTTACTGCCGGTCAGTTCGAAAGCGCCTCGACCACCATTGCAAACAGCAAAAAATACGCCCGGTTGAACGTGATTAACGACGTTGACGGGGGCGCGGTGATGCCTGATAGCAACGGGCGCGTGCTGCTCGGAACATTCACGTTCACGGGCATGTCCATGGGGCAGACTCTCGTCTACACGAGCGACGCGAGTAGCGGTGTCGATAACATACTCGCTAACGGTCAGTTCCTCGACTCGATGATCAACTACTCGGCTTCTCAGATCACGATTAACGTCGTGCCGGAACCGGGGACGATGGTTCTTTCTGGGTTACTTGCCGTCGGGATTGCGGGCGGGGCGGCTCGCCGGCTCCGCCGTCCGGTTGTGGCTGCCTGA
- a CDS encoding efflux RND transporter periplasmic adaptor subunit — translation MSTPVLHTNPAHGHADPDHVEAPPARPSFLRLLVLAILALAALGALGVAGVRARHRQQADRTEAAEAVRTDRPRVLVVTAERAPPKVEQVLPGTAYPLRETAVYARTSGYLRKWYVDIGDEVKEGQLLAEIETPEVDAQLLQARAALGESLATRDRNRASVELSRLNLDRVRQTYSGGAGSKQERDEAEASFKVSTATVELSEATIKASEANVKRLEDLQRFQKVTAPFGGVITARNYDPGALVVADSSAGREMFHLAQIDTLRVFADVPQTFATAVRAGQPAPVSRREVPGREFAGAVARTTQSVNVLTRTLRVEVAVPNRDHALLPGMYLQVRFQLENPGNVVRVPGAAVVIRAEGAKVALVDTAGRVTYRAVKLGRDYGQTVEITEGLTGGERLVVRPGDDLADGTLVEAATASGR, via the coding sequence GTGAGCACCCCCGTACTACACACGAACCCCGCGCACGGGCACGCCGACCCGGACCACGTCGAAGCCCCGCCGGCGCGGCCGTCGTTCCTCCGGTTACTCGTGCTGGCAATCCTCGCGCTCGCCGCCCTCGGGGCGCTGGGTGTCGCCGGCGTCCGGGCGCGGCACCGGCAACAGGCCGACCGCACCGAAGCGGCGGAGGCCGTGCGCACGGACCGTCCCCGTGTGCTGGTGGTGACCGCCGAACGCGCGCCGCCGAAGGTCGAGCAGGTGCTCCCGGGGACCGCGTACCCGCTCCGCGAGACCGCGGTGTACGCCCGCACCAGCGGCTACCTGCGCAAGTGGTACGTGGACATCGGCGACGAAGTGAAGGAGGGCCAGTTACTGGCCGAGATCGAGACGCCCGAGGTGGACGCGCAACTCCTTCAGGCGCGGGCGGCGCTGGGCGAATCGCTCGCGACCCGGGACCGGAACCGCGCGAGCGTGGAGCTGAGCCGGCTGAACCTCGACCGCGTTCGGCAAACGTACAGCGGCGGCGCCGGCTCCAAGCAGGAGCGGGACGAGGCCGAAGCGAGTTTCAAGGTGTCGACAGCAACGGTCGAGCTTTCCGAAGCGACGATCAAGGCGAGCGAGGCCAACGTCAAGCGGCTGGAGGACCTGCAACGGTTCCAGAAGGTGACCGCGCCGTTCGGCGGCGTCATCACCGCCCGCAACTACGACCCCGGGGCGCTCGTCGTCGCCGACAGTTCCGCCGGGCGGGAAATGTTCCACTTGGCGCAGATCGACACGCTGCGGGTGTTCGCCGACGTGCCGCAAACGTTCGCCACGGCGGTGCGCGCCGGGCAGCCGGCGCCGGTTTCGCGGCGCGAGGTGCCCGGCCGCGAGTTCGCCGGCGCGGTGGCCCGCACCACGCAGTCGGTCAACGTGCTGACCCGGACCCTGCGGGTCGAGGTGGCGGTTCCGAACCGGGACCACGCGCTGCTGCCCGGGATGTACCTTCAGGTGCGGTTCCAGCTCGAGAACCCGGGAAATGTGGTTCGCGTCCCCGGTGCCGCGGTCGTGATCCGCGCCGAGGGGGCGAAGGTCGCGCTGGTCGACACCGCCGGGCGCGTGACGTACCGGGCGGTGAAGCTGGGGCGTGACTACGGCCAAACCGTCGAGATCACAGAAGGGTTAACCGGTGGCGAGCGGTTGGTGGTGCGCCCCGGCGACGACCTCGCCGACGGAACGCTCGTAGAGGCTGCTACCGCCAGCGGCCGTTGA